The nucleotide window GTACTTTCTCGATAAGGCTTCAAAGGAAATCTTTTCGTAGTAGCAGCTTTCAATATATTGCTGTGCTTGTTGCACAACAGGGTCATCATGTGACTTTTGCCCGTTAAAGATGACGAAGTCAGACTGAGAGTGCCGGTCAATATCGATCTGGAAGATCTTGGAACAGTATACCGCGGTAGCCCGGTCGTAGAATTTTTCAACCAGGTATAAGATCAGGTTCAGGAAGGAGTAACCACCGCCGTTGGTATAAATCCCGTTTTCGTCGGTGATCAGCTTTTCAGTTTGTACCCTTACCTTCGGAAAAAGACCTTTGAAATGATTGGCCGTGTTCCAGTGTAATGAGCAGCTTTTCTGGTCCAGGAGCCCGGTGGAAGCGAGCAGGTAAGCGCCTGTGCACATGCACGCGAGCTCGGCTCCCTGTTTGTATTGCTGCGTCATGAATTTTACCAGCGGTTCGTTCTCTTGGGCCAGCCCATTAAAATCAGGCGCCACCGCAGGTATGATGATCAGGTCGGTTCCTTTGATATCAGCAACATTACATTGCGGCATGATCTGCAACATTCCCTTTATAAATTGGGATTGGGTTGCAACACCCGCCAGTTGAATGTCAAAGACAGGCTCCTGTCCGTGCTCCCTGCGGTAGTTATTAGCTCCCGAAAAGATATGATAAGCGCCGATAATACAGGAAATAGTATTGGGACCTGCCTGCGTATCCGGTACCAGTATGGTCAGATGCTTGCTCATAATGGATTACTTGATTTACAAAGCTAAACCTTTGTGTTGTCCAAAACAACCCCCGACAATGTCTGAAATGCTCCTGTTTGCGGTTCCTTTTGGCTATACCTTTAGGTCAAAATAAAGTATAATGAGTATTTTATCCTTTACCACTACCCCCGCAATTCATCACCGCCTGCTGATTGAAAAATCGCCCGACATTGTATATGCAGCGCTGACCACACAGGACGGATTATCAGGCTGGTGGACACCGGATACTATCGCCCTTCCCAAAGTAGGATCGGTATCGCGGTTCAGCTTTGGTCCGGACTATTACAAGGAACTTGAGGTGGCTGATCTGGTACCCGGAAAACTGGTTCAATGGCGTTGCCTGAAAGGTTTTGACGATTGGTTGGGTACGGTAATTACCTTTGAGCTGGAGAGGCATCCGAAAGGAACAGTTATTTTGTTTCACCATGAGGCATGGAAAGCCTATTCCAAAGAGTTCGCTTCCTGCAGTTTCGATTGGGCGCTATTTTTACGGAGTTTAAAGCATCTTTGTGAAATAGGTAAAGGCTATCCTTACCCTGACTTTAATAAAGTTTAAAAGATATATATACCGGATCGATCCCCATGAAGGTGTAGCTGCCGTTTTATTGGCCTGATTTGAAGCAGGATCTGGTTACCTGTGAAAAGTTGAAAGTAGGTATGGACAAGTATAGATATTTATATCTGTCCACAACTTTGTTGCACCTGCCAACAGATGGATATCGGTTGGGGACCTGATGTCTTCTGTGATTTTTCACCAGCATGATTTTTGAAGAACTTATTAAATTTGTAACGCACTTCAAAAGCCTTCTAAATGAAAATGAATCTAAACCCTATCCGTTCTAAAAAGGACTGGATAACCCCTGAAACCACAGAAAATCATATGAACGGTAATGGTGGTGGCGGCCCCGATTTTGCCAGCGAGCTTCCTAATGGCTCGTGAAATGGCTATTGTTATTGGAAGTGTAGGCAAAAATGAAATGGCAGCTGCATCCCTGAAGCGGGCGCAGGAATGGGTTGCCTCTGCTTTCCCATGCGAAGTATTATCTTACTATCAGGATGAACATACTTTTATTGGGGTAGCGGGGGGTGTTATTTCCTGCACAGGTGATTACGTGGCAGTGGTGGACGCCCATTTCAGCCCGGAACATGTGATAGATCTCTACCGCCAATATGGTGAGGCCTGTGTGGATCAATTGGAAGGGAGTTACTCTTTTGTGATTTGGAATCGTTCTTTAAAGAAACTATTGCTGGCTGTTGATCAGATGGGCGCGCGCCCTATGTACTACAGTGATAATGAGGATTGCTTTTTGTTTGGCTCACAATTCGATGGAGTTCTGGCGGCATTGGATATTCAGCCTGTTTTTAATCCCGATTGTATATGGGAGTATATCAGAAGGAATATCGATGCAACTTTGACTTATGCGAACGGTATACATCGATTGACAGCTGCGGGTTATTTTTACTTTGGTATCAATGAAAAAATAAGGGTGCGGCAAGCGTCAGGATTTGCATATCGAAAGGTTGATGCTCCCCGAACGGATGCCGGTTGGGTTACTGCTTACCAGGAAGCTTTGAGGGACGCGGTAACTGATACCTTACTTCCTGATATAACGATAGGTGTAACCTTAAGCGGTGGACTAGACTCGTCTGCAATAGCCTGCATACTTGCTAAACAGTTGGCCCGGGCAGGACGGACTTTACATTGTTTTTGTGCAACAGTACCGGAGGACTTTCCAGATTCGATTACAGATGAACGAATATATATGCAGGCAGTTGCTGACAAGTATCCCAATATAAAGCTGCATTTTATTGATATACCCGACACCGGTATCTTCGACGGGCTAGACGAGGCAATAAAGACGGAACCTACTTTACCGAATATCTTTCATTATCATGATCGCGCGATCCTGGAAGCTGCTAAAGCCTGTGGAGTGAAGCAGCTATATACAGGTTACGGGGGTGATTACTTCGCATCCTGGTCGGGTGATAGCGTTGCTTTTGCATATTGGCAAAAGCAACGCTACAGGAAAGCTTTCAGGTTACTAAGGCAGCGTGCCTGTGCCGAAGGGATTTCTTTGAGACGTTCTTTTTATCGCAATATCGTTCGCCGTAGCAATACTTTAAAGTGGTTACAGGGGAGGTTGCGAGAAAGAAAGATCCATTCCCTCGAGCCTTCGAAGGTACTTACCTGGAAGTTGAAAGGCGTGACGGAAGGAGAAATAGCACGTCTGGATCATAAAAAGCAGATGGCCTTAATCATTCGTAATGGCAGTATGGGGCGCATTATCTCAGGTATCCATGCAGCGGCAGCCAGGTATGGAATTGAATTCAGATTTCCTGCTTTGGATCTTAACCTGCTTTCCCTCCTGGCAGCGATGCCACTTGAATTATTCGTGATGGATGGCAAGCGACGTGGGATGATACGAAAGGCCATGCGGGGAGTAGTTCCGGATCTGGTTCTTGACCGAAATGACAAACAGGCTTATAGCCCTGGATATCATCACCGGTTTAAAAATAGTCAACAAACGATCTGCGAACTCTTGTACCCTGAGACACCACAACCATACGGGCAATTTTTGAATCTGCAACCACTTCGTGATTACTATCATCAGTGGCTGTCGGGTACAACCTCCCAATATGTACCAGGCTCCGATATCCGTTTTATGCAATGGATGACTATTTTGTTGATACTCCGGGGCAAATTAGGTCATGAGTTGTTGTACGATATCTGGCCGAATGTCAAAGCGGCTCAATGAATACTGCAAAGAGTAAATGTTGTAATGGAATAAAAAAATCCTTACTTGTAATAGTAAGGATAATATTGGATAGCCATGAATGGTTTGCGTGTTACCAGACGGGGTGTAGCTGTTACTGACTATGACTGAATGAACGCTAAAAGATCTTTATTGATCGTCTGGTGTTCTGTAGTTGGCATTCCGTGTGAGAACCCGGGGTAGGTAATAAGTTTTCCGTTTTTAAGTAATCTTGCAGATTTTAAAGCTGAATTTTCTATCGGCACAATTTGGTCATCTTCTCCATGCAGCACCAAAACCGGTAAATTAACTGCTTGAAGATCTGCTGTAAAGTCGGTTTCAGAAAAAGCTTTGATCCCATCATAATGAGCAACGATCCCACCCATCATTCCCTGCCTCCACCAGTTTCTCTGTATGCCTTCTTTTATAGCCGCGCCAGCCCTGTTATAACCGTAGAAGGGGAAAGTTAAATCGATATAAAATTGATTCCTGTTGTTGAGTGTCTGTTCCCTGATGTTGTCGAAAACCTCCATGGGGACGCCGTCAGGATTAGTAGCACTTTTAACCATTACAGGAGGAACAGCGCTGATTAAAACGGCTTTTTTTGCTCTTCCGCTAGCGTATTTATTCACGTAACGAATTACTTCGCCGCCACCTGTGGAATGACCGATATGTACCACGTCTTTCAAATCTAAAAATGAAACCAGTTCAGCTACATCAGAAGCGTATTGTTCAATAGTATGATTATAGATGTTCTGGCTGGATCGCCCATGACCCCTTCTGTCGTGCGTTATTACACGGTAGCCTTTTTGTAAGAAGAAAATTACCTGCGCATCCCAATCGTCGGATGATAAGGGCCATCCATGATGAAACATTAGCACGGGTCCTTCCCCCTGATCTTTATAGAAAATTTCGGTTCCGTCTTTTAATTTTAGTGTGCTCATTTTGTTTAAGTTTAATGTTGTGATTTGGTATATGAAATATTTTTGTTGTAATTGGTAGCGAATGTAGCGCAGTTAAATCCAAATCATCTTAACCCAGGTTAAGATCGCTCGTTTCTAATGCATTTTATTTAAGCAGCTTAAGGCACTGCAGGGTTCAAACAGTTTCCGGTATAACAGGGAGGCAGCGGTGTTGCGTATTAAAAAGCCTACGTTTGTAAGCGGAATAAACCCCTGGTATCAGGGCTGAAAGCGTTAAATTAAACTTACCCGCGCGCCTTGTAAACCTGTTCTTTGGGCTTTTTATCTTTTGTCAGCTGGAACTATGACATATCCGGATATTTCATCACAAGAATCAGTAAACTGCTCCTATCTTTATAACAGGCTCTATATTTGTATATAGGTCTGAAAATATTAACCCCATTCAGTTAAATCCTGATGAAAAAAAGTACTCTAAACCAACGTCTTCTACTGATATTAATTCTGGCAACCGGCTTTGCTTCCGGGTTGGGAGCTCAGAATGTGGACAGCGTTTTTAAAGTTGCCCGTGAGGCGGCTTTCGAAAGGAAAGATTATACTACAGCTATCCGGCTATCTAAAGAGGTGCTATGCGTAAGTCCTGGTTATACAGATGTCATAACTTTTCTCGGGCGGCTATATACATGGAATAAACAACCTGATAGCGCCCGCCTGTATTTCAATGAGGCTTTACGCCAACAGCCCGATTCTGAAAATGCTTTTGCCGGACTGGCCGATATGGAGTACTGGGCCGGAAATTATGGACCTGCATTGGTTGTCGCCGGCAACGGGTTAAAAGTATTTCCGCGTTCGGAAACCTTATTGCTTCGTAAGGCCCAGGTTCTTTATGCTCAAAAGGAATATGCGGCAGCTATACCGGTTTTGGATACCCTTCTGCAGGTTCATAGAAAAAACAGCGAAGCCCGCCGGTTGGCTGTTCAGATCCAGGATCATATTGCTAAAAACGCAATAGGCGTGAGGTATGATTATATCCACTTTGATCAACAGTTTCCTGATCCCTGGCACCTCGCTGCTATAGACTATACCCGGCACACAAAAGCCGGGGCATTTACGGCAAGAGTGAATTATGCCAACAGGTTTGCCGCTGGAGGACTGCAGTATGAACTGGAATCTTATCCCCGGTTCTCCAAAACATTTTATGGCTACCTGAATATGGGCTATTCAGATAATAAAGTGGTATTCCCAAAGTGGAAAGCAGGCGCGTCACTATTTGCCAACTTACCCAGGGCTTTCGAAGCAGAACTGGGTGTGCGTTACCTGTATTTTAACAGGGATGTTTTTATGTATACACTGTATGCCGGTAAATATTATAACAGTTTTCTCTTCGGTGCCAGAACTTTTTTAACACCACAAACTTCCTCAATTACACAAACCTATAGTGTTATGGCCCGTTATTATTGGGGCGGACCGAATGACTATGTCGGCGTGTTGCTGGGGTCAGGCCTTTCACCTGATGATGTAAGGAGTAATGTGCAATTAAACAGCGGCTATAAAATGCGCAATTATAATGGCGAGATCAATGCAAGATTTTCGGTACAACAGCTGAACATTGTTACCGCCAATTTTTCACTTCTTAACCAGGAGTATTTGCCTGGACAAAAAGGGAACCAATTGCAGTTCGGACTGGGGTATATTCGCCGGTTTTAGTTTTTACCCGGTATGATTGGTGTTCCAAATCCTTGCCGGGTCATTTCGCCCCATGCATTCTTTTTACGCAGGTAATCAATATACCCTTTGATAGCAGCCCATACCACGAAGGGATGGAAAATAAAAGGCTCGGTAAGCGCTGTTAGCAGTAGCTTCATCATGTCGGTGCGGCGCCGGTACATATTGTATGTCGTTACTTCCATAAAAGCTGCAAATGCAGCGTATAGATAACCGAAGGACACGATGAATGCCAGCAGGGCGATAAACACATGCCAGTTGATCAGCTGAAAAATCGCCATCAGTAAAAAAACAACAATGCCGAAAGCCTCGATTAAGGGCGCCAGCATTTCAAAGAAAAACCAATAGGGGTAACTTACCATACCCAGTAAATGATACCGGGGATTAAAGAACATGATGCGGTGAAACCAGAGTGTTTCTATCGTGCCCCGCGTCCAGCGATTACGCTGCCTGCCCAATATTTTGGTATTGGAAGGTGCTTCTGTCCAGCAAAGCGGATCGGGAATATAGCTTACCTGGTAGGGCTGTTGGGCCTCTTCCATATACCGGCGCATGCGCACTACCAGCTCCATATCTTCGCCTACTGTTTTATGGTTATACCCACCCGCTTTAACTGCTATCTCTTTATCAAATGCGCCAAAAGCCCCTGAAATCAGCATCAGTCCGTTCATGCGTGCCCACGCCATGCGTCCCAGGATGAAAGCTCTTATATATTCCAGCGATTGCATTCTTGCCCAATAATTGGCTGGCAGATTTACTTTTATTAACCGGCCGTCTTTAATAATACAGGAGTTTGCGATCCGTACTACACCACCTGTTGCAATTACCTTTTTATCCGTTTCTTCCAGGAAGGGCTTAATCATTTTGAGTACCGCATCCTGTTCCAATATACAATCCACGTCTATGCAAACAATATAGTTATTGGCAGACACATTGATGCCTACATTTAATGCGTCGGCTTTGCCGCCGTTTACCTTATCTACAACGACCAGTTTTTTATAAGCAGGGTTTTTGCTCTTATAAATACCTCTTATTTCTTTGGTGGCTATTTTATACTGTACGTGGTGAGGTGTTTTTTCGAGATCATACGCGGCTATAAGTTTTTGAAGGCTATCGTCTTTACTGCCATCATTAATAATGATCACTTCGAGGTTGCTATAATACAAAGAGAGCAGGGAGCGCACATTCTCCACTATATTGGCGCCTTCATTATAAGCCGGTGCCAGTATGCTTACGGAGGGTGCATGGGGCGAGGACGCCAGTAAGCGATAATCGGTAATTGAATTTTTACGCATATACTTACGGGTCGCTCCAATGGAGTAGAGTCCGATCCATAAGTAAAACGAAATCAATACAACAGCATAGATAAATATGCCGTAAGTAAGGAGCAGGGTAAGGAAATTCCAGACACTCATGATGCCAGCTCGTATTTTATTTGATTAGCAATTGAATAGATGGTAGGGTTGTCGGCTGCTATATTGTTCAGCACTGTCATATTTTTGGGATTGATGGCTACTATAGCCCTGGCCGCTTCCAGTTTAATAGCGTCGTCTGCATCATCCAGCTTGCTTTTAAGAAACTCTATATCTGCTTCCGTGCCATTTATTCCTGTTTGTTTTAATATTTCCAACTTGTTTGCCGACGACTCGGCAGAATATTGTTGTTGCAATATTGCAACGGTATTTTCACCGGCAATAATGCCCAGTGTTTTGATCGCCTGGTTTCTTATTTTATGATTATCGCTATTCAGGCATTGTACTACCTCTTTGTGCACCCTGAATTGCTGGTATACTTCGGTGAGTTTAAGCGCGAAATGGACAACATAACTATTGGCTGATTGCAACCACAAAGGCAGGTGAGGCATTTCTTCACTGTTAAAACTGTCCAGCTGTTGCAGTAATTTGATCTGTTGCCATTCATGAAGCGGGTAGTTCAACGCATTAAGAAAGATTAACCCTTTAAAGCCGTCTAGCCCAACGATGGCTGTTTGTGCTTCCATACGTACAAAATCGTTGTCGCTGTTGGTATAGTCCAGTATGTCCGACAACGACTCCCGTTGTTGCATCATGTATAGCTCGTAAATACCTCTTGATCTTAGATGCCAGCGGAAGCTTTTCATTTTTGCTTCTGAGTCTTTTTTCAACCCTGTATGCTCGTATAAATGTACTACGCTGTCTGACAAATGACCCGCTACACTTTTTTTGAAGTTGATAAGATTGTCCGTGACGAATTGTCTTACATATTTTTTCTTAAAATGCACAGAAAAATCAGGCAGGGTAGCAGATGCATGCGCTTCCTCCATTGCCATTTGTTCGCTTATCCAGTCATTAAGTTGATCGGTAATGATTTCCTTTACGCGAAAGCGTTTCTTTTTGGTGTACAAAAACAGGTAGATCATACCCACCAGAATCAAAGTGAGTATACCAAAAAAGGCTGCACTAAAATAAAGATGCTCTGGTGAGAGAAGGCGAAAGAATGCGCCGCTGTTCATGGGCAATGAATTAGCGAGTTAACTGCTTTTTGATACGAATGCTCAATTCGTTCAGGCTAAAGGGTTTAGTAATATAGTCATCGGCTCCCAGGTCAAAAGCTTCCTGTACGATCTTCTCCTGCCCCATAGTGGAGAACACAATGACTTTAATTGGTTTTTCGGCGAGAGACTTGACAGCATTTACAATTTCAAGACCGGATACATAGGGTAACATAACATCCGTAAGGACCAGGTCCGGTAGTTCAGTCGCTAATTTTTCGAGGCCTTCCTTGCCATCATTGCAGCAAATCATTTCAAAGCCCTCTTTTTTAAGTTTAGAAGCTACTGCTCTTTGTATCAATGTATCATCCTCTATAAGTAATACTTTTCCTATTTTAAATAACATTTTTAATCGGGTTGACTATCCTATAGTTTTATACATTTGTAAATGTACAACAGAATAGATGATTATGATGTCTTATGGCGATATAAATAAACTTACTCAAACAATATAATCAGCTAATCTTTAAATTACGATAACTAATAAGAAATGCCCTCTTATGCCTGTAGATGTTGTTAAAAAAAATAATGTTACCGTACGAAATGAAAATGGCAGGCAAACCATTGTATTTGCACATGGGTTTGGTACTGATCAGACAGCATGGGGTACAGTAGCCGATGCTTTTGCGGATAATTATCGATTGATATTATATGATAATGTGGGAGCCGGGCTGTCAGATCCGGCTGCATTCAGTCCGAACAAATATGATACGCTTCACTCCTATGCTGAAGACCTGCTTGGCATTTGCCGGGGGCTTAACCTGGATGACGTTATAATGGTTGGCCATTCAGTGAGTGGTATGATCAGCCTGCTGGCGTCTATTAAAGAACCCGGCCGGTTTAAGAAATTGATATTGGTAGGCGCATCGCCCCGTTATCTGAACAGTGAGGGATACCTGGGTGGATTTACCCAGGAAGCGCTGGATGGTTTATATGCCGCCATGGCCAATAACTATTATGCCTGGGTAAGTGGTTTTGCGCCAATGGTGATGGAAAACGCAGATAAGCCCGAACTTGCCCAGAGCTTTGCCAATTCGTTGGCGTCCATCAGGCCGGATATTGCCCAGTCCGTTGCGCGTGTCATCTTTCAATCGGACCATAGAGCGGATCTTCCGAAAGCAACTATTGAAACATTACTGCTGCAAACGAAACATGACAATGCAGTTCCCGGAGATGTGGCTTTATACCTCAATCAGCATATCAGGGGCAGTCATTTAGAAATGGTAAATGCCGAGGGGCATTTTCCACATATAAGCGCTCCTGATGAGATTATCAGGGAAATTAAAAATTTTATCGGATAAATATTGTGGACAATACTGCAACAGTGGACTGGCAAAAAAGATCGCTTGATTTTTTGTTGAGTTTATACCAGGTAAAAAGCGAGAAAGATGTCGCCCTGATCAGGACGAGGATTACAGACAGTTTGCAAATTCATTCGGGAGCTACGGCAGCAGCCCTTGTGCGGCTGGAAGATGAAGTGACTGCCAGGATACTTTATGCAACCGTACCGACACCATCCAGCTTTTTTGATGCGGAGTATGCGGCTGCCATCATCCGGGCAAACGAAGTAAAGGTTACGGAAGACGCATCATTAAATTTATTGCCAGGTAAGAATATATTGTTCCCGGTTACCCACGGAACTTTGTCCGGGCTTTTCATTATTGCAACTGACAGGCCTGTTGATGAAGCTTATAACACTTTTTTGCTTCAGGCATGGGAAGGTTTAAAAGGGATGACCATGCTGGTGCAAACCTATTATTCCTTCGAGCACCTTTCTGCACGTTACAATGCTATTCTTAGTGCGGTTGATCAGGCGATCTTGTTTTTAGATAACAGGGGCAGGGATGGCTGGGTTAATACTGCTGCTTCGTTATTATTGAATATTGATGCAGGCCGGAACTCATCCTTGGTGATTTCACGGGCCATGCAACAGTGGAGAACTACTGCAGTAAATGCGAAGGAAATCGAACAGGAAGCTGTTAAGCTGTTTTATAAGCCGGACGGCATGGTGAAGGGATGGAAATGGATATTCGGCGACCCGGTATCTAAAGTGCTGGATGTTTCCTGTGTGTCGGTGGTTTCGGATACTATCAAGGGCCGGATGTGGGTATTTGCTGATATCACGCCCATCTATGCAGCCTCAGAACAACTCAAAGAGCTTAACGCCGAACTGGATAAAAAACGCCGGTTGGCGGATGATCAGAATAAGGCAAAGTCAGACTTCCTGGCTAATATGAGTCACGAGATCCGTACGCCGATGAATGGTGTGATTGGTATGACCAGCCTGCTGGCACTTACGCAGCTGGATGCTGAGCAGCGCGACTATGTGGATACCATTCGGGTAAGCGGAGAATCGCTGCTGTCAATCATTAATGATATTCTTGATTTCTCTAAAATAGAATCAGGCAAGATGGAGTTAGAAGCAGCCCCATTCCGGCTCAGTACGGCAATAGAAGAAGCCTATGACCTGATGAGTGTAAAAGCGAATGAAAAAGGACTTGATCTGCTTTATTATATCGAACCTGATGTGCCGTCGGATATCATTGGTGATGCCACCCGGTTCAGGCAAATCCTGTTAAATCTTATTTCTAATGGTATTAAATTTACCCGGCAGGGGGAGATCGAAATAACTGCGGAGAAAATAGGATTTGAAGATAATAGGTATACTCTGCAGTTTACAGTAAAAGATACCGGTATCGGTATTCCTGCCGATAAGTTCTATAAGTTGTTTGACAGCTTTTCACAGGTGGACTCTTCTACTACCAGGAAGTATGGCGGTACCGGTTTAGGACTGGCAATCTGTCAACGGTTGGTGACTTTGATGGAGGGGGACATACGCGTGGAAAGTCAAGAAGGCAAAGGGTCTGCTTTTATATTCACCATTAAGGTGGCGGCCAATACAGCGGTTACACATTTTAAAACGGAAGAAAGGCCTTTAATCAATACATTATATGGCAAAAAAGTGTTGCTGCTTGATGATAATGAAACCAATCTTAAAATACTCAGCAAACAATGTATTTTATGGGGTATGAAGCCTACGGCTGTAAATAGTTATACTGAAGCCATGACTGAGGTTACCGGCGAGCATTTTGACGTGGCGATTATTGATCTGCTGATGCCGGAAAGGAATGGCGTTGAGGTTGCCCGTCTCATACGCGGGGGGAATTCAAAGCTTCCAATGGTGCTCTTTAGCTCGGCCGGTCATTTACCTGCTGATGCCGATATCAAACAATTATTCAGCGCGGTAATTAATAAACCGGCCAGGCACAACGAGATAAAAGAGGCGCTGCTCCGGATATTGGGTGGAACAGGCGTTATAGCAGTTCAACCCGAAACTGCAGCAGAACAGGGAGCAGTTTTGCCCATCCGTATCCTGGTGGCAGAGGATGATTATATCAATCAAAAATTTATCATGCGCGCCATGAAGAAGCTGGGCTATTCGATGGATCTGGCGGTGAATGGTAAAGAGGCCGTAGAAAAGGCGGGGGAGACTGCCTACCAATTGATTTTTATGGACGTAATGATGCCTGAAATGGATGGTTATGAAGCTACCCGGATCATTTTGGAACATCATAGCCACGGCGCTCGCCCCGTTATTATAGGCCTTACCGCAAATGCACTCACCGGCGATCGGGAGAAGCTTTTGCAGGCCGGCATGGATGATTATCTGAGCAAGCCCTATAAAATACAGGATTTGGAAAATTTAATTACCAAATGGTCCTCACGGCTCGCTCCGGATATGGCAATCGCTACAGATAATTACAGGTACATTAACCTGGAGTATATTATGGAACTTGCGGGTGGCGAAAACGAATTTGTCGCAGAAATTATTGAAAGCTATCTTGAAACAGTGGGCCCCAATATCCGCTTGCTGCGGGATGCTATAACAAGTAATAATGCAGAAGCTGTAACCTTTTTGTCCCACAAGCTAAAAGGATCTTTCAGGTTTATTGGTTGTACAGAGCCTGGTAATATCATGGAAGCAATAGAAAATAACCATGAGCACGGGAACCTGGCGCAGATGCTTGAATTGTTACATGCCGTGGAAGAAGAATATGCCGGAACCGAGGAAGAATTAAAACAGGTTTTGTTAACGCTCAATACCTCCGGAGCTTAATGAAATGGTTGGTTATTGGTTGGAATTCTATTTCGACCGGGTAACTATTCCCAGGGTATTCATCAGTTCCCTCGCGGCAGCTGCGCCAGCGCGGTTGGCGCCGATGGTAGATGCAGAAGGGCCGTAACCAACAAGGTGAATACGAGGTTCTTTAATAACCATGGTAGCCAGCCTGCCTCCCATAAGGATTCCACCGGCTTCTTCTCTGGGCAATACCGGCCTCAAATGATCCAGGGCGCTTTTAAACCCTGTGTTCCATAAAATAACATCGGCCTGCTGTTCTGTTCCATCTGCCCATTTTACACCGTTGCCGGTTATTTCACTAAACATAGGGAAGCGTTGCAAAACGCCTCGTCTCCGCATGTCAATTATTTCTGCTGAAACAGGCAGGCCCGTTACCGAAACGACGGACAGGGGTATTAGCCCTTTTCTTACTCTTTCCTCAACCATTGCTACCGCATTGTGACCCGCCATATCGTCAAAAGGCCCTTCCCTGAACTCAGGTGGCCGGCGGGCAACCCAGGTGGTTGTAGTCACCCTGGAGATCTGGTCCAGCAATTGGATCGCAGAAATGCCGGCCCCTACTATAATCACATGTTTGCCCTTAAAGTCATCCGCGGTTTTAAAATCTTTGGTGTGCAATTGTTCGCCTTCAAAATCTTTGGCTCCGGGATAGTCAGGGATATAGGGATTTTCCCAGGTACCTGTGGCATTAATGATACCTGAGGCTGAAAATAATGTGCGGTTAGAATCGATATAAAATCGTTCTTCATGCCGGTAAACCTGTTCCACTTTTACTGGTCGGTAAACCCTTATATCCATTTGCTTTTCATACAGATCGTAATAATGGGGTACCGCTACACTGGCCTGTACTTCTTTTTCATGGGTTTCAATGGTTTTTTCGAAAGACATGCCTGGTAAATCATGAATTCTGTTTACCGTACTTAGTGTAAGTGAAGGCCAGCGGTATTGCCAGGCGCCACCAGCTTGTGGAGCTTCGTCAAGAATGATAAAGCCGGGGCCGATTTCTAATCCTTGTTTTTTAAGATGATAGGCGGCTGACAATCCTGCCTGCCCCGCGCCTATCACCA belongs to Niabella yanshanensis and includes:
- a CDS encoding asparagine synthase-related protein; this encodes MAIVIGSVGKNEMAAASLKRAQEWVASAFPCEVLSYYQDEHTFIGVAGGVISCTGDYVAVVDAHFSPEHVIDLYRQYGEACVDQLEGSYSFVIWNRSLKKLLLAVDQMGARPMYYSDNEDCFLFGSQFDGVLAALDIQPVFNPDCIWEYIRRNIDATLTYANGIHRLTAAGYFYFGINEKIRVRQASGFAYRKVDAPRTDAGWVTAYQEALRDAVTDTLLPDITIGVTLSGGLDSSAIACILAKQLARAGRTLHCFCATVPEDFPDSITDERIYMQAVADKYPNIKLHFIDIPDTGIFDGLDEAIKTEPTLPNIFHYHDRAILEAAKACGVKQLYTGYGGDYFASWSGDSVAFAYWQKQRYRKAFRLLRQRACAEGISLRRSFYRNIVRRSNTLKWLQGRLRERKIHSLEPSKVLTWKLKGVTEGEIARLDHKKQMALIIRNGSMGRIISGIHAAAARYGIEFRFPALDLNLLSLLAAMPLELFVMDGKRRGMIRKAMRGVVPDLVLDRNDKQAYSPGYHHRFKNSQQTICELLYPETPQPYGQFLNLQPLRDYYHQWLSGTTSQYVPGSDIRFMQWMTILLILRGKLGHELLYDIWPNVKAAQ
- a CDS encoding YaiO family outer membrane beta-barrel protein; translation: MKKSTLNQRLLLILILATGFASGLGAQNVDSVFKVAREAAFERKDYTTAIRLSKEVLCVSPGYTDVITFLGRLYTWNKQPDSARLYFNEALRQQPDSENAFAGLADMEYWAGNYGPALVVAGNGLKVFPRSETLLLRKAQVLYAQKEYAAAIPVLDTLLQVHRKNSEARRLAVQIQDHIAKNAIGVRYDYIHFDQQFPDPWHLAAIDYTRHTKAGAFTARVNYANRFAAGGLQYELESYPRFSKTFYGYLNMGYSDNKVVFPKWKAGASLFANLPRAFEAELGVRYLYFNRDVFMYTLYAGKYYNSFLFGARTFLTPQTSSITQTYSVMARYYWGGPNDYVGVLLGSGLSPDDVRSNVQLNSGYKMRNYNGEINARFSVQQLNIVTANFSLLNQEYLPGQKGNQLQFGLGYIRRF
- a CDS encoding SRPBCC family protein, which encodes MSILSFTTTPAIHHRLLIEKSPDIVYAALTTQDGLSGWWTPDTIALPKVGSVSRFSFGPDYYKELEVADLVPGKLVQWRCLKGFDDWLGTVITFELERHPKGTVILFHHEAWKAYSKEFASCSFDWALFLRSLKHLCEIGKGYPYPDFNKV
- a CDS encoding alpha/beta fold hydrolase, producing the protein MSTLKLKDGTEIFYKDQGEGPVLMFHHGWPLSSDDWDAQVIFFLQKGYRVITHDRRGHGRSSQNIYNHTIEQYASDVAELVSFLDLKDVVHIGHSTGGGEVIRYVNKYASGRAKKAVLISAVPPVMVKSATNPDGVPMEVFDNIREQTLNNRNQFYIDLTFPFYGYNRAGAAIKEGIQRNWWRQGMMGGIVAHYDGIKAFSETDFTADLQAVNLPVLVLHGEDDQIVPIENSALKSARLLKNGKLITYPGFSHGMPTTEHQTINKDLLAFIQS
- a CDS encoding GlxA family transcriptional regulator; amino-acid sequence: MSKHLTILVPDTQAGPNTISCIIGAYHIFSGANNYRREHGQEPVFDIQLAGVATQSQFIKGMLQIMPQCNVADIKGTDLIIIPAVAPDFNGLAQENEPLVKFMTQQYKQGAELACMCTGAYLLASTGLLDQKSCSLHWNTANHFKGLFPKVRVQTEKLITDENGIYTNGGGYSFLNLILYLVEKFYDRATAVYCSKIFQIDIDRHSQSDFVIFNGQKSHDDPVVQQAQQYIESCYYEKISFEALSRKYAVGRRNFDRRFIKATGNTPLEYLQRVKIEFAKKALESTRKTISEVMYEVGYADMKAFREIFRKITGLSPLEYKSKYNKERSIF